Below is a genomic region from Salmo trutta chromosome 19, fSalTru1.1, whole genome shotgun sequence.
TAATTCTGTGTTTCTTCCTTTTTAAGAGTGATGATGGGGCATGCTAGCTCGTATTCATGCAACTATGTCTCTTTTGGCGCATGCAGAGTAATGTCCAAAAACTAGTGTCCGACTCTTGTGAAGATCAGATGGGTAAAGAGGAACATGTTATTTGTCACTATGGAGAATACTTGTTAGTTAGGCCCACCCAAAGGTTTCTACTCACAGCATCATAGTTATGAATCATttttacactgcaaattgactgcagaATCCCAAACAGATAAAAATGCTTTCAAACATTGATTACATCAGGATACGATCACATATGTCTCTCTATTTACATGtcggaatacttgggaacagattttctaaattaaaatcactttgaggaaatttcctggtgattttacagtattttatgtccatcaacaacaacaaaaattacatatattttgctcagaaaacttggggcgCCAAATAAAATCACCAGCGAGCTGAATTTGGCCCGCGTGCCGCCTATTGCATTTTTGTCTAGTCACCAAACATAAAAAAGCAATATCTATTTCATCAATGGTCCTTTGGTGAATGTGTTTATAGCACTTGAAGTCATGTGTTATAAATCTCATTCTGATCTTTGGGCCCCTCTTCTTCTGAATATAATTTGGCATAGGCTTTATTTGTTAAAGCATTCAAGTCTTGAAATTAATGTTGACGTTGTGGTATTTTGTCTTTTGAGAAAGTGTGGAACATGAATTGGGTAAATTACATATTAATGCGCAACATAATGTGGATTTTATTGCATTTGAATACCAGGTATTATTagaatgtttatatatatatatatatataaataatgtgCTTAAATAATGTGcttaaatataatatatttaaaTAATGTGCTTGTTAATATTCATTATAAACTGATACAGGACGTTCTCTGAATGTAACTGTCATCAGTACAATCGGTTGCTATGAGTCATTGTTGAGAATATATACTCTATGCTGACTCACGTCTTGTACAACCACTGACTAAGAGTCTTGTGTTAGATGGGTTTGTGTACAGATGTAGGTTCATCATTTGATCacttttttgttgctgagaatttccctgcaaagcaggaaatgcaaacatgTAAAAATAcatctaaagtttgtaatttccacttgatttgccctaacaaaacaTCTATCAgcacctacaaaaatgtccattaattataatccacataataattcacatttcctgttgctgcaggattattttcctgctgtagcaaactagctcaaattaagatcctaagtAGGGTAGCCATTCCAGGAGACTGACTGTTGTCTCTATGTTTCTGCAGGACTGCTGGATGTTGAGCTCTCTGTTTGCTGTATGAGGGACACAACCGCACAGATGGAGTCGAGGGTTCCCCACCACATCCCCGGAGTGTCTTCTTCCATTATATCCCAGCCGTTGCTGGACAGTAGGATTCCCTATGGAAGGCTACAGCACCCGCTCACCATCTTCCCAATCGACCAGATGAAGTCCTCTCATGTGGAAAACGACTATATTGACAGTCCCGCTGTGGTCTCCCAGCAACCCCTCAACCAGAAGGCTGTCAACAGGGGGCCCCACGAGGCACTGCTAGGGGCTCCCCACCTCCCCCAACTGGCGCGTTGTAACCCTTACAATGCCACCACACACCCCTGGATAACCTTCAGCGGGCGGCCCAGctccatcagcagcagcagcagcacctcgTCAGACCAGAGGCTGCTGGACCACGCAGCCCCCACCCCTGTGGTGGACCACAGCTCCACCGTAGTCACCACCAGGACCCCCTGCTGCGAGCCCAAGGCGCTCACCTCAAAGCCCCTGGATCTAAAGACTGCTGCCCAGGGGGCCGCAACGGTTGACAAGAAGCACATGCTGCTGTGTGAGATTTGTGGGAAGTGCCGGTGCACGGAGTGCACCCTGCCCCGGACCCTGCCCTCGTGCTGGGTGTGTAACCAGGAGTGCCTGTGCTCAGTGCAGAGCCTGGTGGACTCAGCCACCTGCATGTGCCTGGTCAAGGCCATTTTCTACCACTGCACAGAGGACGAGGATGATGAGGGCTCCTGCGCCGACCGCCCATGCTCCTGCCACCAGTCTAACTGCTGTGCGCGCTGGTCCTTCATGGCAGCCATGTCCCTGGTGCTGCCCTGTCTGGTGTGCTACCTGCCCACCATGGGCTGTGTCAAACTGTCGCAGAAGTGCTACGACAAAACCAGCCGCCCGGGCTGCCGCTGCAAGAACTCCCAGCAGGCCTGTAAGAGCATAGAGGCCAAGGCTGCAGGCCAGGAGAAACAGGCCTCATGATAGTCATTGGCTGTTGCCTTATCAATACCCTCTGGATAGGACAATCCCCCCAAACCCTACCCGCTGGATGACTTCCAAAAAACCATGGTACTTACAAAAGGGTTTACACTTGTCCTTCTTGGTTCGAGTGATGTTATTCCACACGAGTCAGAATAGGTCTGTCTGCTCAATTGGTTGTCCTAGACAACTGCTTGCCTCAGAACCCATCTTTATAAGTATAACAGACTTGCAGATTTTGTTTCTAAAATGGCTGAAGGCACAATTCATTATCCCTCTATACTGCTCTGCATTTCCAGCTTCATcatagctagctactctatgacACATTGGACGCCAGTTGTTGTTCtcctaaaaaaaagaaaagaaaaaagaagcCTGCTCCAAAGCAGTTTCCCTCTGTTTATGCAAACTGTTGATTTCCTTTTGGGTAGTAAAGGATACTTCAACTGAAACAGCCACCCACTCTCCCCCATATATGAAAAGTTTCAGTCCCATACAAGCCTTCCTGTTGCTAGCTTGATGTTGAGCTCGTTATGTCAAGGTGGAAAAGTGAGAGGTAAAGTCGTGTGGCTTTGCCCATCTGATATGTAAGGTCATACCACAACTGAGAGAAAAATAGTGTTTAGGATTGCCTGACTTGATCACTTTCCATTTCCTTGAGGGGATTTTTTAACCTAGCTTTTACCAATCACTTCAGAATAATTGCACGTCATGCCCTGCATGATGTGACGTAGTGGTTAACCCCAGTGCTCGACGTGGATGTGTTGTAGAAAAACCTCCTCAGGGATTGTTCCTCATCAGTAGAATTTTGGTCTAGCGCGTAAAAACTGCCATTAGCCTAGTTGACTTCACTTTGCACAAGAGGCAAAGAACAGTTTAAAAAGGGCAAAAGGGCAATTGTGAATTATTTAGGAAGAGTAAGTTAAGAGAGGAAATGGAGGGaaaatacactcttagaaaaaaaggtgctatccagaacctaaaagggtttttcggctgtccccaaaggagaaccctttgaagaaccctttttggttcaaggtagaaacattttgggttccatgtaggaccctttccacagtgggatctacatggaaccaaaGGGTTTTACgtggaaccaaaatggttctccctggaaccaaaaatagttatcTTATGGGGATAGCTGAAAAACCTTTTTGGAATTTTTCTGGAGTGTAGCGTTTTCAGGAAGAGGTAAAGTGAAGCTGTAGCATATCTAGCCAGCCTTAGTTAAATCAAACCTGCCACTTGAACAACCTTTTTAGATGAAGCAAACCCCTTATGATGTACTGAAGCACAGTATTAAGTATCAATGCTTAATGTATTTTACATTACTCTGTGAACTACTTTGAGTCCacattgtatcaaatcaaattttattggtcgcatacacatatctagcagatgttattgcgggtttagcaaaatgcttgtgttcctagctccaacagtgcagtaatatctaacaatacacaacaatacacacaaatctaaaagtaaaagaatggaatgaaGAAATTCTCATAATTTTTGCTGCAGTGTTGAGTTTGTCGTCTGTTAGAAATATTATTTATCTTTATTTTCTCAATCTATTTTTGTGGCTTGCCTGGAGTACCAATGACTTTGCCAAAGGAGTTTAGTATAGCTTGTTTAGCTGTCTTAGGGATC
It encodes:
- the LOC115153982 gene encoding protein sprouty homolog 4, with protein sequence MRDTTAQMESRVPHHIPGVSSSIISQPLLDSRIPYGRLQHPLTIFPIDQMKSSHVENDYIDSPAVVSQQPLNQKAVNRGPHEALLGAPHLPQLARCNPYNATTHPWITFSGRPSSISSSSSTSSDQRLLDHAAPTPVVDHSSTVVTTRTPCCEPKALTSKPLDLKTAAQGAATVDKKHMLLCEICGKCRCTECTLPRTLPSCWVCNQECLCSVQSLVDSATCMCLVKAIFYHCTEDEDDEGSCADRPCSCHQSNCCARWSFMAAMSLVLPCLVCYLPTMGCVKLSQKCYDKTSRPGCRCKNSQQACKSIEAKAAGQEKQAS